TAGCATAAGAAAGAGTACTCTTTCCTACCCCGCTAGGTCCATCGATTGTAATTACAGGAATTTTTTTTTTCATATAAATATCTTTTTTTAACTAAATCAATATAATATTTTTTTAAAATTTTTTTATTTTGAATATGTACATATAGAAAAAAAATTTTTGAAATAATTTGGAAAAGTTTTATTTATACAATTAGGGTTAAGAATAGTTACGGAAGTATTAGATAAAGAAATTAAAGAAAAACACATAGCCATACGATGATCATTATATGTTTCAATTTCTACTTTATTAAATTTTTTTGGTGGAGTAATAGTTAAATAATCTATTCCTTCTTTAACTTTTGCTCCAACTTTTCTTAATTCAGTAGCCATAGCAAATAAACGATCTGTTTCTTTTACTCTCCAGTTATATATATTACGAATTTTAGTTACTCCTTTTGCAAATAATGCAGTTACAGCAATTGTCATTGCAGCATCAGGAATATCGTTCATATCCATATCTATTTTTTTTAATTTTTTTCTAGTACATGTAATATATTTTTTTCCTAAATAAATTTTTGCTCCCATTTTTTCTAAAATAGAACTAAATTTTATATCTCCTTGAATACTATTTTTTCCAATTCCATTAATTTTAACTGTTCCTCCTTTAATTGCAGCTGCAGATAAAAAATAAGAAGCAGATGATGCATCTCCTTCAATATAATATTTTTTTGGAGAAATAAAATTTTGGTTACTAGAAATAAAAAAACTTTTATAATTATTATTTTTTATTTTTATTCCAAAACATTTCATCATTTTTATAGTAATATCTATGTATGGCTTAGAAACTAATTTTCCTTTAATAAAAATTTTTGTATCTTTTTTAGCTAATGGAGAAGCTATTAAAAGCGCTGTTAAAAATTGACTAGATATACTTCCATTTAAATTAATTTCTCCTCCTTCAAAATTTCCATTTGTTTTAATTGGAATAAAATATTTTTTTTTAAGATATGAAATTTTTGCTTGACCTTGTATTAAAGCTTTTACTAAATGTTTAATTGGTCTTTGTTGCATTCTATCGTCGCCTTCAATTATAATATTATTATCTTTAATTGATAATACAGATAAAAGAGAACGTACAGCAGTTCCAGCATTTCCTAAAAATAAAGTTAAATTCTTTTTTTTTGGAAATTTTTTTCCCGCTCCATATATATAACAAACAGTATTATTTTTAGAAAGTATATATTTTATTCCTAAAGATTTTAAAGCATTTAACATATATTTAACATCATCACTATATAATATATTTTTCAGATAAGTATTTCCTTGAGACATTGCAGAAAAAAGTAACGCTCGATTAGTAATACTTTTCGAACCTGGAAGAAATATTTCTCCTTCAATTTTTATAGGAGAATGAATAATTATTTTTTTTTTCATTTTTTATAATAAACCATTTTTAATATTAAAATTTTTATTTTTTAAAAAAATTTATAATTAATTCATATTTATATATTTTTTTTCAAAATAAGACATAAATTTAACTAATTTTTTAACTCCTTTAATTGGCATAGCATTATATATAGATGCTCTCATATTTCCAGCTATTTTGTGATTTTTTAAATAAAATAAATTATTTAATTTAGATTCTTTTAAAAATAAATTATTTAATTTTTTATTTTTTAATTCAAAAACTACATTCATTTGTGATCTATTTTCTTTTTTTATTTTATTTATATAAAAATTACTACTATCAATTTTTTTATATAATAAATTAGATTTTTTTGTATTTATTTTTTCAATTTCCTTTAATCCTCCTATTTTTTTTAACCATATAAATATTAAATTTGATAAATACCATGAAAAATTTGTTGGGGTATTAAATAAAGAATCATTTTCTAACATAATTTTATAATTTAATATGGATGGAATGTTTCTATTAGTATTTTTTATTAAATCTTTTTTAATTATTATTATAGTAATTCCTGATGTTCCGATATTTTTTTGAGCACTAGCATATATTAAAGAATATTTATTTATATTAATTTTTCTAGAAAGAAGAGTAGAAGAAAAATCTCCAATTACATGTTTATTTTTAAATATCGGTTCTTCATTAATTGATATTCCATCAATAGTTTCATTAGGGCAATAATGTATATATTTTGATTCATTATTTATTTTCCATTGTTTCATAGGAATAATAAATTTTTTTTCATTTTTATAAGAAGACACATTAATAATATTTGCTTGACAATATTTTTTTGCTTCTTTTGCTGCAGATTTTGACCAATGCCCGCTACAAATATAATCTACTTGATCATTTTTTTTTGTTAAATTCATTGGAATAGCTGAAAATTGCCCTCTGGCTCCTCCATGACAAAACAATATTTTATAATTTTTTGGTATTTTTAATAAGTCTCTTAAGTTTTTTTTGGAATTTTTAATTAACATTAAAAATTCTTTACTTCTATGACTAATTTCTAAAATAGATGATCCAATATTATTCCAATTTAAAAATTCTTTTTTTGCTTGTTTCATTACTTCTATAGGCAACATTGAAGGCCCTGAACTAAAATTATAAACAAAATTCATTTTTCACCATTTTTTTTATTTTTTTATATTAATTTATATAAAAATAATTTTTTATTAAAGAAATTTTAATCCATTCATATATTTTTTTCTTAAAATTTTTGGTATTTTAATTTTTTTATTTTCTAATTGATAATTTTCTAAAATAGCAGCTAAAGTTCTTCCTATAGCTAATCCTGATCCATTTAATGTATGAACATAAATATTTCTTTTTTTAATACTATCAAAATAACGAGATTTGATACGTCTAGATTGAAAATCAAGCATGTTTGAACAAGAAGAAATTTCTCGATAAGAATTTTGAGAAGGAAACCATACTTCTAAATCGTATGTTTTAGAAGAAGAAAAATTTGTTTCTCCTGAACATAATAAAATTTTTCTATACGGAAGTTTTAAAAGTTTTAAAACTTTTTCTGCATGTAATGTAATTTTTTCTAAAACTTTGTTTGATTTTTTTGGATGAACTATTTGAACTAATTCTACTTTATCAAATTGATGTAATCGAATTAATCCTTTAAAATTTTTACCATAAGATGTTGATTCAGATCTAAAACATGGTGTATTTGCAACAAACATTTGAGGAAGATCTTTTTCTTTAAAAATTTTATTTTGAACTAAATTTGTTAAAGGTACTTCTGCTGTAGGAATTAAAAAATAATTTTTATTAATATTATTTTTATATGAATTAATATAAAATAAATCAGAATTAAATTTTGGATATTGTCCAGTTCCATACATACTTTTTTGATTAACTATATATGGAACATATATTTCTTGATATTTATGAAGATTTATATGTAAATCTAACATAAATTGTCCTAATGCTCGATATAATTTTGCAAGATTTCCTTTCATAATAGTAAAATTTGATCCTGTAATAACTGAAGCAGTATCCCAATCAAAACCATTTATTGAAGCTCCCAATTCCATATGATTTCTTACAAAAAAATTTTTTTTCTTATTTTTTCCCCATTTATATATTATTTTATTATGTAATTCAGAATCACCTAAAGGAACATCTTTAAATAAAATATTTGGAATATTAATAGAAAAATTATATATTTTTTGTTTAATTTTAAGAAATTTTTTTTTATATTTATTTATTTTTTTACTTAATTTTATATTTTTTTTTAAATATTTTTTTTTTTTTAATTCTATATTTTTTGATTTTCCGATAATTTTAGAAATACTTTTTTGAGTAAATCTCAAATTTTCAGTTTTTATTTGTATTTTTTTTCTTTTTTTTTCTAAATTTTTAAATTTTTCAACGTTTAACTTAAATCCTTTATTCAATAATTGAATAGAAATTTCTTTAATTGATTTTCTTAAAATTTTTGGATCAAGCATTTTTTTTACTCATAATTATGAAATTTTTATAAATAATATATATTAAATAAAATTATTTTAAAAAAAATTTTAAAAAAATATTTACTAAAATTTTTGAATTTTTTTAAATATAATTTTTTAATAAATATATTTTATATATAAATTTATTTAATAGTATTATACTATAACTTTATTAAATCTATCTAAAATACATAAAAAATATTTAAATATAAATATGAAAAAAAATAAACAAAATATAATAAATAATAAAATTGTTATTCTTGGTTCAGGTCCTGCAGGATACACAGCTGGAATATATTCTTCAAGAGCAAATCTTAATCCAATTATTATTACTGGAAATGTTCCTGGAGGACAATTAACAAAAACTAATATGATTGAAAATTGGCCCGGAGATTATAAAACTTTAAATGGTTTAAAATTTATTAATAGATTAAAAAAACATGCGTTAAAATTTAATACAAAAATTATTAATGATCATATTATTTCTGTAAATTTTAAATCTAAACCTTTTGTTTTAACTGGAAAAAAAAATAAATATCAAACAAATGCAATAATTATTGCGACAGGAGCTATTCCAAGATATTTAGGAATAAGTTCTGAAAAATTTTTTTTAGGAAAAGGAGTATCCACATGTGCTATATGTGATGGTTTTTTTTACAAAAACAAAATTGTAGCAGTAATTGGAGGTGGAAATTCTGCTTTAGAAGAAGCTTTATATTTATCTAACATTGCAAAAAAAGTACATTTAATACATAGAAGAAAAAATTTTACAGCTGAAAAAATATTAATTAATAAAATATTTGAAAAAATAAAAAATAAAAAAATAATTTTTCATGAATTATGTCAAGTAAAAAAAATAATTGGTACTCAAGAAGAAGTAAAAAAAATAAAAATAACATCTATAAAAGATAAAAAAAATTTTTATATTGATTTATCTGGAATATTTATAGCAATAGGATATAATCCTAATACTAAAATTTTTAAAAAAAAAATTAAAATGAAAGATGGATATATTGTTTTACAAAATTCTAAAAAATTTTCTTCACAAACTAATATACCTGGAATTTTTGCAGCCGGAGATGTTATATATAATTCTTATAGACAAGCTATTGTAGCAGCTTCTAGTGGATGTATAGCATCTTTAGATGCAGAAAAATATATAGAATATTTATAATATATTTTTAAAAAATTAGATTTACTAGAATATATTAATAAAATAATGTATTATTTAAAATAAATTTAAAATATATATAAAAAAAATGAGATAAAAAATAATGGTAAAAGAAGATAATATTGAAATGCAAGGAACTGTAATTGATACGCTTCCAAATACAATGTTTCGTGTAGAATTAGAAAATAAACATATTATTACAGCTCATATTTCAGGAAAAATGAGAAAAAATTATATTAGAATTTTAACAGGAGATAAAGTTACAGTAGAATTAACTACATATGATTTAACCAAAGGAAGAATAATATTTAGGAGCAGATAATTTATTTAAAAAATGATGTTATAAAATTTAAATTTTATATTAAATAAAATTTTATTTTTTTTTATTTAAATAAATTAAAAATATTGTCATTTTTAAATACATTAAAAAATTAAATAAAAATATTTTTATAAGATATTTAATAAATATGTAAAAATTATAATTACAGGATAATTATGCGTACTGATTATTGTGGGAAAATTAACAAAAAACACATCTCTAAAATAGTAAGTATTTGTGGATGGGTTAATAAAAAAAGAAATGTAGGAAAAATTATTTTTTTAGATATTCGAGATAGAGAGGGAATAGTTCAAGTAATTTTCCTTTCTAAAAACAAAAATATTTTTAAAATAGCTGAAAATTTAAAAGAAGAATTTTGTGTTCAAATTTTTGGAACTGTACAAGAAAGATCAAAAAATAATAAAAATTTTAGTATTTTTACTGGAGAAGTAGAAATAGTTGCTTTTCAATTAAAAGTATTAAATATTTCAAAAGAATTACCATTTGATTCAAATAATTGTAAATCTAAAAAAAAACTTTTAAAATTTCGTTATTTAAATATTAGAAAATCTAATATTATTAATAATCTTAAAGTGAGAAATTTAGTTGTTAAAAATATTACAAATTTTATGAACATACATAATTTTTGGAATATAGAAACTCCTTTTTTAACAAGTTCTACTCCAGAAGGAGCTCGTGATTATTTAGTTCCTAGTCGAATTTATCCAGGAAAATTTTATGCATTACCTCAATCTCCTCAATTATTTAAACAATTATTAATGATTTCTGGAATAGATAGATATTATCAAATAGTAAAATGTTTTCGTGATGAAGATTTAAGATCTAATAGACAACCAGAATTTACTCAAATCGATATAGAAGCATCTTTTATAAATGAATTAAAATTTTGTAAAATGATGGAAAAAATGATTTCTTCTTTATGGTTACAAGTAAAAAATGTAAAAGTAAAAAATATTAAAAAAATTAATTATGCTGAATCAATAAAAAGATTTGGTACAGATAAACCAGATTTAAGACATTCATTAGAACTCATTGATATTGATGATTTATTAAAAGGAATTTCTTCATTTAAAAATTTTAATAAAAAATCTGAAAGAATTATTATTTTAAAAATTCCAAATGGTTCAAAATTATCATCTGAAAAAATTAATTTTTATAAAAAAAATTTAAAAAAATATAAAATATATAAATATGAATTTATACAAATTAAAACAGAAAAAATAAATAAAAATTCTTTTAAAAACACTATTTTTTATAATTTTAATATAAATATTATAAAAAAAATATTTTATAGAAATAAAGTATATAAAAATGATATTTTAATTTTTATTTATCATACAAAAAAAATAATTAATAAATGGTTTGGAAAAATAAGAAATTTAATTGCAAAAGATTTAGATATAATTAATGAATTAGATTGGTCTTTTGTTTGGGTTAAAAATTTTCCTATGTTTAAAAAAAATTCTGACGGCTCTTTTACTTCTATGCATCATCCATTTACTTCTCCTAAACAAACTAGTATTGAAAATTTAATTAAAAATCCTGAATCTATTATTTCTAATTCATATGATTTAATTGTAAATGGTCAAGAAATAGGTGGGGGTTCTGTAAGAATACATAACAAACAAATGCAAGAAGCTGTTTTTAAAATTATTGGATTAAATAAACAAGATATTAAACAAAAATTTAAATTTTTTTTAGATGCTTTAAATTATGGAACTCCTCCACATTCTGGAATTGCTTTTGGATTAGATCGCATTACTATGCTTTTAACAAATAGTTCAAATATTAGTGATGTTATTGCATTTCCAAAAACAACTTCAGCAAATTGTTTAA
The window above is part of the Buchnera aphidicola (Periphyllus testudinaceus) genome. Proteins encoded here:
- the aspS gene encoding aspartate--tRNA ligase, with protein sequence MRTDYCGKINKKHISKIVSICGWVNKKRNVGKIIFLDIRDREGIVQVIFLSKNKNIFKIAENLKEEFCVQIFGTVQERSKNNKNFSIFTGEVEIVAFQLKVLNISKELPFDSNNCKSKKKLLKFRYLNIRKSNIINNLKVRNLVVKNITNFMNIHNFWNIETPFLTSSTPEGARDYLVPSRIYPGKFYALPQSPQLFKQLLMISGIDRYYQIVKCFRDEDLRSNRQPEFTQIDIEASFINELKFCKMMEKMISSLWLQVKNVKVKNIKKINYAESIKRFGTDKPDLRHSLELIDIDDLLKGISSFKNFNKKSERIIILKIPNGSKLSSEKINFYKKNLKKYKIYKYEFIQIKTEKINKNSFKNTIFYNFNINIIKKIFYRNKVYKNDILIFIYHTKKIINKWFGKIRNLIAKDLDIINELDWSFVWVKNFPMFKKNSDGSFTSMHHPFTSPKQTSIENLIKNPESIISNSYDLIVNGQEIGGGSVRIHNKQMQEAVFKIIGLNKQDIKQKFKFFLDALNYGTPPHSGIAFGLDRITMLLTNSSNISDVIAFPKTTSANCLTTGAPHFLQKNDLKTLGIKIQKNIK
- the infA gene encoding translation initiation factor IF-1, translated to MVKEDNIEMQGTVIDTLPNTMFRVELENKHIITAHISGKMRKNYIRILTGDKVTVELTTYDLTKGRIIFRSR
- the serC gene encoding 3-phosphoserine/phosphohydroxythreonine transaminase; translation: MNFVYNFSSGPSMLPIEVMKQAKKEFLNWNNIGSSILEISHRSKEFLMLIKNSKKNLRDLLKIPKNYKILFCHGGARGQFSAIPMNLTKKNDQVDYICSGHWSKSAAKEAKKYCQANIINVSSYKNEKKFIIPMKQWKINNESKYIHYCPNETIDGISINEEPIFKNKHVIGDFSSTLLSRKININKYSLIYASAQKNIGTSGITIIIIKKDLIKNTNRNIPSILNYKIMLENDSLFNTPTNFSWYLSNLIFIWLKKIGGLKEIEKINTKKSNLLYKKIDSSNFYINKIKKENRSQMNVVFELKNKKLNNLFLKESKLNNLFYLKNHKIAGNMRASIYNAMPIKGVKKLVKFMSYFEKKYINMN
- the aroA gene encoding 3-phosphoshikimate 1-carboxyvinyltransferase — its product is MKKKIIIHSPIKIEGEIFLPGSKSITNRALLFSAMSQGNTYLKNILYSDDVKYMLNALKSLGIKYILSKNNTVCYIYGAGKKFPKKKNLTLFLGNAGTAVRSLLSVLSIKDNNIIIEGDDRMQQRPIKHLVKALIQGQAKISYLKKKYFIPIKTNGNFEGGEINLNGSISSQFLTALLIASPLAKKDTKIFIKGKLVSKPYIDITIKMMKCFGIKIKNNNYKSFFISSNQNFISPKKYYIEGDASSASYFLSAAAIKGGTVKINGIGKNSIQGDIKFSSILEKMGAKIYLGKKYITCTRKKLKKIDMDMNDIPDAAMTIAVTALFAKGVTKIRNIYNWRVKETDRLFAMATELRKVGAKVKEGIDYLTITPPKKFNKVEIETYNDHRMAMCFSLISLSNTSVTILNPNCINKTFPNYFKNFFSICTYSK
- the serS gene encoding serine--tRNA ligase, coding for MLDPKILRKSIKEISIQLLNKGFKLNVEKFKNLEKKRKKIQIKTENLRFTQKSISKIIGKSKNIELKKKKYLKKNIKLSKKINKYKKKFLKIKQKIYNFSINIPNILFKDVPLGDSELHNKIIYKWGKNKKKNFFVRNHMELGASINGFDWDTASVITGSNFTIMKGNLAKLYRALGQFMLDLHINLHKYQEIYVPYIVNQKSMYGTGQYPKFNSDLFYINSYKNNINKNYFLIPTAEVPLTNLVQNKIFKEKDLPQMFVANTPCFRSESTSYGKNFKGLIRLHQFDKVELVQIVHPKKSNKVLEKITLHAEKVLKLLKLPYRKILLCSGETNFSSSKTYDLEVWFPSQNSYREISSCSNMLDFQSRRIKSRYFDSIKKRNIYVHTLNGSGLAIGRTLAAILENYQLENKKIKIPKILRKKYMNGLKFL
- the trxB gene encoding thioredoxin-disulfide reductase, yielding MKKNKQNIINNKIVILGSGPAGYTAGIYSSRANLNPIIITGNVPGGQLTKTNMIENWPGDYKTLNGLKFINRLKKHALKFNTKIINDHIISVNFKSKPFVLTGKKNKYQTNAIIIATGAIPRYLGISSEKFFLGKGVSTCAICDGFFYKNKIVAVIGGGNSALEEALYLSNIAKKVHLIHRRKNFTAEKILINKIFEKIKNKKIIFHELCQVKKIIGTQEEVKKIKITSIKDKKNFYIDLSGIFIAIGYNPNTKIFKKKIKMKDGYIVLQNSKKFSSQTNIPGIFAAGDVIYNSYRQAIVAASSGCIASLDAEKYIEYL